The nucleotide sequence GTGCTGTTGTACAAAGTCCAGGTCAATGTCTCCTTGTTCTATTATACAGCGTCCTATGGCCAAGTATAAGCTTTCATCCGTACCAGGTCTTATTTGAAGATGTAGGTCTGCCAAGGAGCAGCTCTGGGTTACTCTTGGATCAACGACAATTATTTTGGTGTCAGGGTTTTCTTCCTTGTGCTTTTCTACTCTTCTCCAGAGAATAGGGTGGCACCAAGCAGGGTTGGCGCCAGCCACAAGGAAACAGTCTGCTAATTCGATGTCGTCATAGGAGATCGGTACACTGTCTTCGCCCAAGGTTTTTATATAACCCATCACGGCCGAACTCATGCATAGCCGCGAATTGGTGTCTATATTATTGGTCTGTAGGTAAGCTTTGGTCAGTTTATTGACCAGGTAATATTCTTCTGTAAGGCACTGTCCGGAAACATAAAAAGCTACCGAATCTGGCCCATGTTTTTTTATGATAGATTTAAATACGGCGGCAGCCCTGTTAAGTGCAGTGTCCCAATCCACCTTTTCCAAGGGATGTGATTTTCCCCAGCGCATTTGAGGATAGAGTAGCCGGTCTGACTTATCCTCTACCACATAATGCAGGTTCATGCCTTTTGAGCAGAGCATGCCCCGGTTCACTGGATGCTCGGGATCACCTTCAACGGTTACGCGGCCTTTTTTGTCTTTGTTGACGATTATTCCGCAACCTACTCCACAGTAGGAACAAGTGCTTTTATAACTTTCAGCTTTTGTCGTTGACATTGCTCTGGGGGTTAATGCTTAGCTATTTGCGTATTCAGGTTGTAATTGTTTCTCCTCTAGAGATTTTTCTAATTCATACTGGGCTACTTTTTCATCCTCAGCAGAGAACCTAACCAATAATGTGCTGGCACTGATCGCTGCCACAGCTATGCCCAATACAGTCAAGGCCTGTCCATAGGAAATGCCTTCCATTTTGAAGAGAAAGCCAGCCATTACGGCGCCAGCATTACCTCCAGCACCTACTATGCCTGAAATGGTGCCTATGGCCTTTTTATTGATAAATGGTACCACGGAGAAAGTGGCGCCTTCGGCCATTTGTACAAAGAGGCTGAATAGGATCATGGTGCCTATGGCCAATGGAAGAATGGTCATTTGTGCGAAGAGGATCAAGGCAAGTCCTTCTATCAAAAGCACTACGCCCAACAGCCCTACACGTCCCTTCAATCCCCATTTGATTCCTGCTTTGTCCCCAAACATCCCGCCTACAGAACGGGCAAATAGATTCATCAGGCCAAATAAGCCAGCAATCAATCCGGCGGTTTTTATGTCCAATTGAAAATAGTCGTGGTAGTAAATGGCGGCAATATTGTTGATCGTTAATTCTATACCAAAGCAAGCGCCATAAATTAGGAATAAGGCCCATACCCTGTGGTCAGTAATAGCTGCTTTAAAGGCGCCTTTGCCATCAGCTTTTTTGTTCTTTTTATAGTCCAAATCAGCTTTGCTTAAGTCAGCAATGTTTCCTTCTGGAAAATCTGTGGTCCATTTGTAATAAGCTATACCGCATAAGATCATGGCAATTCCTGGTACGATCATAGCGTATCTCCATGCTTGCTCATCTAAAAATCCAAGCGATACAAACAAAGCGAAAATCATCGGCATTACCATCTGGGTAACTCCACCACCCATATTTCCCCAGCCAGCTGATGTGGCATT is from Echinicola marina and encodes:
- a CDS encoding NarK family nitrate/nitrite MFS transporter, coding for MKKVATKATSIKLLDFKTPQMRAFHLSWFAFFLCFFGWFGIAPLMAIVREELDLSKAQIGNIIIASVAITVIARLLIGWLVDKIGPRITYTYLLTLGSIPVMLIGLSNSYESFLLFRLAIGIIGSSFVITQYHTSVMFAPNVVGTANATSAGWGNMGGGVTQMVMPMIFALFVSLGFLDEQAWRYAMIVPGIAMILCGIAYYKWTTDFPEGNIADLSKADLDYKKNKKADGKGAFKAAITDHRVWALFLIYGACFGIELTINNIAAIYYHDYFQLDIKTAGLIAGLFGLMNLFARSVGGMFGDKAGIKWGLKGRVGLLGVVLLIEGLALILFAQMTILPLAIGTMILFSLFVQMAEGATFSVVPFINKKAIGTISGIVGAGGNAGAVMAGFLFKMEGISYGQALTVLGIAVAAISASTLLVRFSAEDEKVAQYELEKSLEEKQLQPEYANS